The nucleotide sequence CGGGCAGCGGTGCCGTCAGGCGCCTCCACCGGCGAGAAGGAAGCGATCGAGCTGCGGGATGGCGACAAGAAGCGTTGGATGGGCAAGGGTGTCTCCAAGGCGGTGGCCAATATCACGAAAGTGATCGCGCCGGAATTGCTCGGCTGCGAGGCGCTCGATCAGGCCAACATCGACCACGCCATGATCGCGCTGGACGGAACAAAGACCAAAGGCAAGCTGGGCGCCAACGCGATTCTCGGTGTCTCGCTGGCGGTGGCGAAGGCGGCGGCGAATGAAACCGGGCAGCCGCTCTATCGCTATCTCGGAGGCACGAATGCGCGGGTCTTGCCGGTGCCGCTGATGAACATCATCAATGGCGGCGCGCATGCCGACAATCGGCTGGATCTCCAAGAGTTTATGATCATGCCGGTGGGTGCCAAGACGTTCAGCGACGCGCTCCGCATGGCGACGGAAGTGTTTCACACGCTCAAAGCCCTGTTGAAGAAGAAGGGCCTCAACACGGCGGTCGGCGATGAAGGTGGATTTGCGCCGGACCTGCAGTCGAATGAAGAGGCGCTCAGCCTTATCTCGCAAGCGATTGAAGATGCCGGTTATAAAACCGGCCGGGATATCGCGTTGGCGTTGGATTGCGCGGCGAGTGAACTCTATCACAAGGGTCGCTACATTCTTGAGGCAGAAAAGAACCCGGAGCGGTCGTCCGAGGAGATGGTTTCATACTACGGCAAGTTGCTGGACCGGTACCCGATCCTCTCGATTGAAGACGGGTTGAGCGAGTTGGATTGGAAGGGGTGGAAGATGCTGACCGAGAAGCTGGGCAAGCGGGTGCAGTTGGTCGGCGATGATATTTTCGTGACCAACGTGGAGATCTTTGCCAAAGGGATCAAGGAAGGCATCGGAAACTCGATCCTGATCAAGTTGAATCAGATCGGGACGTTGACCGAGACGCTGGATGCGATCGAGTTGGCGAAGCGGTCCGGCTATACGGCGATCATTTCGCACCGGTCCGGTGAAACCGAAGATACGACGATCGCGGATGTGGCGGTGGCCATGAACACCGGCTTGATCAAGACCGGTTCGTTGTCACGGACCGACCGGATTGCAAAATACAACCAGCTGTTGCGCATCGAGGAAGAGCTGGGAAGCGCAGCGGTGTATCTTGGCCGGGATGCAGTACCCGGTCGATCGTAACGGCGGCTGAAAACGCCCGCCAGCTTTGTTCTCACATCGCGCAGAGGCTCAACGTACGGGAAGAGTACGATTCGCCTCTTTGCTCGCTGCGGCCTCGCTGGACGGACGTTTTGAACCGCCGCGAGAGAGTGTCATTTGATGAGTGATGATTCGGTATTCGTGAGACGAGGGTTGCTGACACATTTATGATCATTAAGCAGAATCGCGGACGGGTGTGGCTGGATTGGCAGCGCCGTATGGGCACCGTGGCTCAGGTGGCTGGCGCCGGTGCCTGCGTCTGGCTCCTGATCGCCTTTTGCTTCGGCAACATGGGGTTGCCTCGGTATCTAGCGATGCGCGAGCAGGTGGCTCAATTAGACCGGGATCTGCTCGCGTTGCGACGGGACAACGGCGGGTTGCGTGGAGAAATCGCCCGGTTGCAACATGATCCGGCCAAGATCGAACAATTAGCTCGCGAACGATTGGGATATGTGCGCAAGGGGGAAACGGTGTATCAGTTGTCCCCCGACCCAGTGAAGGATCGATCGCTTCAGGAGGCCCCATGAAATTCGGGACGGTAGCGATCATCGGCCGCTCCAATGTGGGGAAGTCCACATTGCTGAACCGATTGCTCGGAGAAAAGGTGGCGATTGTATCGAATAAGCCGCAGACGACCCGGACCCGTATTCTCGGCGTGGCGCATGTGCCGGGCGCGCAGATTGCGTTTTTGGATACGCCGGGGTTGCATAAGCCGGATCACTTGTTGAACCGGCGAATGGTGCGGACGACGGTGGAAGCGCTGGACGATGCCGATCTGCTCTATGTGCTGATGGAGTCGCTTCATCTGCCCGGGCCCGGGGATCTGGCGGCGATCACTCATGTGAAAACGGCCATGGCCAAACACCCTCGCCCGGTCATTCTGGTGGTGACGAAGGTCGACGCGGTGAACAAGATCAAGTTGCTGCCGGTGCTGGAGGCCTACGGAAGGCTGTTCCCCTGGACCGAGGTGGTGCCGGTGTCCGCGGAGGACGGGGACAACATCGATCGCCTGCTGG is from Nitrospira sp. and encodes:
- the eno gene encoding phosphopyruvate hydratase; its protein translation is MSAIREIKGRQIVDSRGNPTVEAEVMLESGAIGRAAVPSGASTGEKEAIELRDGDKKRWMGKGVSKAVANITKVIAPELLGCEALDQANIDHAMIALDGTKTKGKLGANAILGVSLAVAKAAANETGQPLYRYLGGTNARVLPVPLMNIINGGAHADNRLDLQEFMIMPVGAKTFSDALRMATEVFHTLKALLKKKGLNTAVGDEGGFAPDLQSNEEALSLISQAIEDAGYKTGRDIALALDCAASELYHKGRYILEAEKNPERSSEEMVSYYGKLLDRYPILSIEDGLSELDWKGWKMLTEKLGKRVQLVGDDIFVTNVEIFAKGIKEGIGNSILIKLNQIGTLTETLDAIELAKRSGYTAIISHRSGETEDTTIADVAVAMNTGLIKTGSLSRTDRIAKYNQLLRIEEELGSAAVYLGRDAVPGRS
- a CDS encoding septum formation initiator family protein, with protein sequence MIIKQNRGRVWLDWQRRMGTVAQVAGAGACVWLLIAFCFGNMGLPRYLAMREQVAQLDRDLLALRRDNGGLRGEIARLQHDPAKIEQLARERLGYVRKGETVYQLSPDPVKDRSLQEAP
- the era gene encoding GTPase Era, with the translated sequence MKFGTVAIIGRSNVGKSTLLNRLLGEKVAIVSNKPQTTRTRILGVAHVPGAQIAFLDTPGLHKPDHLLNRRMVRTTVEALDDADLLYVLMESLHLPGPGDLAAITHVKTAMAKHPRPVILVVTKVDAVNKIKLLPVLEAYGRLFPWTEVVPVSAEDGDNIDRLLEVTVAHLPEGEGVYNEDMLTDQSMRTLAAELIREKILAVTEQEVPYSVAVEIEEFVEESKITRIRATILVERDTQKGIVIGKHGERLKLISTQARQDMERVFDMKVFLEVWVKVREDWREDERTLMELGY